The following proteins are encoded in a genomic region of Populus nigra chromosome 16, ddPopNigr1.1, whole genome shotgun sequence:
- the LOC133676302 gene encoding heterodimeric geranylgeranyl pyrophosphate synthase small subunit, chloroplastic-like yields the protein MTSLAATIPAINGNPILPYLPRSNTNRPLLSHRPMTVAVTATSNGTTYNKSYWTSVNDEIDAHLKQAIPIRPPLSVFEPMHHLTFAAPRTTAPALCIAACELVGGNRDQAMAAASALRLMHAAALTHEHILSTGNRGRIGHSFGSNIELLTGDGMVPFGLELLAKSDDLTQNNSERILRVIIEITQAMGSQGMALGQYSQFQYGQSDYIDHVCKKKEGELHSCAGAVGAILGGGTEEEIEKLRRYGLYVGLMQGVLSNWVERQEEVSMEKVLNELENLALQELEGFDRGKVQAVSSLVQAISSLVGTTSGDV from the coding sequence ATGACATCTTTAGCAGCAACTATCCCTGCCATTAATGGCAATCCAATTCTCCCTTATCTTCCAAGATCAAACACTAACCGCCCATTATTGTCTCACAGGCCCATGACAGTAGCAGTCACAGCAACTTCCAATGGCACTACTTACAACAAGTCTTACTGGACCTCTGTAAATGATGAGATTGATGCTCATTTGAAGCAGGCCATTCCCATTAGGCCACCACTCTCAGTGTTTGAGCCCATGCACCATTTGACCTTTGCTGCTCCCCGGACCACTGCTCCAGCCTTGTGCATAGCGGCTTGTGAGCTCGTTGGTGGCAACCGGGATCAAGCCATGGCTGCGGCATCTGCTCTCCGCCTCATGCATGCTGCTGCACTTACTCACGAGCACATCCTATCGACAGGCAACAGGGGCAGGATTGGTCACTCTTTCGGGTCCAACATTGAGCTTCTAACAGGAGATGGGATGGTACCATTTGGGCTTGAGCTGTTGGCTAAGTCTGATGATCTCACGCAGAACAATTCGGAGCGGATTTTGAGGGTGATCATTGAGATCACGCAAGCCATGGGTTCACAAGGGATGGCACTTGGACAATATAGCCAATTTCAATATGGTCAATCAGACTACATTGATCATGtttgcaagaaaaaagaaggcgAGTTACATTCCTGCGCTGGCGCAGTTGGAGCAATATTAGGAGGGGGAACCGAGGAGGAGATAGAGAAGCTAAGAAGGTATGGTCTTTATGTGGGCTTGATGCAAGGAGTGCTGTCTAATTGGGTTGAAAGACAAGAGGAGGTGTCAATGGAAAAGGTATTGAATGAGCTAGAAAACTTGGCACTTCAAGAATTGGAAGGTTTCGACAGAGGAAAAGTTCAGGCAGTATCTAGCCTTGTTCAGGCAATATCTAGCCTTGTAGGGACCACTTCCGGCGATGTTTGA
- the LOC133675222 gene encoding disease resistance protein RPV1-like: MANSLIVSSSPAALRLHWDVFLSFRGEDTRHGFTKNLYDSLSKQDFRVFLDDSGMTQGAEIAPPLMEAIEDSALSIIILSPRYANSHWCLEELARICELRRLILPVFYQVDPSHVRRQKGHLEQDFMNHMERFGEEKVGKWREAMYKVGGISGFVYDTRSEDQLIRRLGNRVMTELRKTPVGIATYTVGLDSRVEDFKKRFIDDKSNRVQVLGLHGMGGIGKTTLATALFNKLVGHFESRSFILNVKDISKEDGGLVKLQNKLLGDLSPNRPLVNNINKGIDVIKMLVHEKRVLIVLDDVDDVSQLNALAGNRSWFGEGSRVIVTTRNKDVLAEHLVNEFYDVRELGYPEALQLFSYHALRKDKPTEEYLNISKEIVSLTGGLPLALEVFGSTLFNERGLDRWEDALKKLQRIRPHNLQDVLQISHDELDEDEKHVFLDIACLFIKMGMKREEAIDILKGCGFSAETVITVLTSKCLIKIREDDELWMHDQLRDMGRQIVQHENLADPGGRSRLWDRGEIMSTLMRKKGTEIVQGIVMDFEKKKCTGTRRIEKCKIFLRQGQEDGDMILDTEGLKSMVNLRLLQINHAKLQGKFKNFPAGLKWLQWKNCPMKNLPSDYALHELAVLDLSESRIERVWGWTSNKVAKNLMVMDLHRCYNLVACPDLSGCKNLEKLNLQGCVRLTKVHKSVGNARTLLQLNLNDCSNLVEFPSDVSGLKVLQNLNLSNCPKLKELPQEIGSMYSLKQLLVDQTAISVLPESIFRLTKLEKLSLNGCQFIKRLPKHLGNLISLKELSLNQSAVEELPDSVGSLSNLEKLSLMWCQSLTAIPESVGNLQLLTEVSINRSAIKELPPAIGSLPYLKTLLAGGCGFLSKLPDSIGGLASISELELDETSISHLPEQIGGLKMIEKLYMRKCTSLRSLPESIGSMLSLTTLNLFGCNINELPESFGMLENLVMLRLHQCRKLQKLPVSIGKLKSLCHLLMEKTAVTVLPESFGKLSSLMILKMRKEPLESPSTQEHSVVLPSSFFELSFLEELNARAWRISGKIPDDFEKLSSLEIVDLGHNNFSSLPSSLCGLSLLRELHLPHCEELESLPPLPSSLEEVDVSNCFALETMSDVSNLGSLTLLNMTNCEKVVDIPGIECLKSLKRLYMSNCKACSLKVKRRLSKVCLRNIRNLSMPGSKIPDWFSQEDVKFSERRNREIKAVIIGVVVSLDRQIPEQLRYFPVVPDIQVNLLDQNKPIFSTTLYLKGIPKTHEDQIHLCRYSHFNPLVLMLKDGSEIQVRKRKPPVIEGVELKKCGIHLVFENDDDYGGNEESLDESQQSVSQKLANFFNS, translated from the exons ATGGCCAATAGCCTGATCGTTTCATCCTCTCCGGCAGCTCTCAGACTCCACTGGGATGTGTTCTTAAGTTTTCGTGGAGAAGACACCCGCCACGGCTTCACCAAAAATCTCTACGATTCATTAAGCAAACAAGACTTCAGAGTCTTCTTAGATGACTCTGGAATGACTCAGGGAGCTGAGATTGCTCCTCCTCTGATGGAGGCCATTGAAGATTCAGCCTTATCGATCATTATTCTTTCACCAAGGTATGCCAACTCTCATTGGTGTCTTGAGGAGCTAGCTAGAATATGCGAGCTGAGGAGGCTGATCCTGCCTGTGTTCTACCAAGTTGATCCATCCCATGTTAGGAGACAGAAGGGTCATCTAGAACAAGATTTTATGAATCACATGGAGAGGTTTGGGGAGGAGAAGGTGGGCAAGTGGAGAGAAGCCATGTATAAAGTTGGTGGTATCTCTGGTTTCGTTTATGACACCAG aTCAGAAGATCAGTTGATTCGGCGTTTGGGGAATAGGGTTATGACAGAATtgagaaaaaccccggtgggtATAGCTACTTATACCGTTGGACTGGATTCCCGTGTAGAAGACTTCAAGAAGAGGTTCATAGATGATAAATCAAATCGCGTTCAAGTTCTGGGACTTCATGGTATGGGCGGGATTGGTAAAACAACTCTTGCCACAGCTCTCTTCAATAAACTTGTTGGTCATTTTGAGAGTCGTAGTTTCATCTTGAACGTTAAAGATATTTCTAAAGAAGATGGTGGTCTAGTAAAACTGCAGAACAAACTTCTTGGTGATCTTTCCCCAAATAGGCCTCttgtaaataatattaataaaggtATTGACGTAATCAAAATGCTGGTTCATGAGAAGCGGGTACTAATTGTCTTAGATGATGTGGATGATGTAAGCCAACTGAATGCACTAGCAGGGAATAGAAGCTGGTTCGGTGAAGGAAGTCGAGTTATTGTTACAACAAGAAACAAAGATGTTCTAGCTGAACACCTTGTCAATGAATTTTACGACGTTAGAGAGTTAGGTTACCCGGAAGCCTTACAACTTTTTAGTTATCATGCACTCAGAAAAGATAAACCCACAGAAGAATACTTGAATATATCCAAGGAGATTGTGTCACTCACAGGAGGACTGCCTCTGGCTTTGGAAGTGTTTGGTTCTACTTTGTTTAATGAGAGAGGGTTGGATAGATGGGAAGATGCCCTGAAAAAACTGCAACGAATAAGGCCACATAATCTTCAGGATGTGTTGCAAATAAGTCATGATGAGTTGGATGAAGATGAAAAGCATGTCTTCCTTGATATTGCTtgcttatttattaaaatgggAATGAAAAGAGAGGAAGCAATTGATATTTTGAAGGGTTGTGGCTTTAGTGCTGAGACAGTCATCACAGTTCTGACATCAAAATGTCTCATTAAGATTCGTGAAGATGATGAATTATGGATGCATGATCAACTCAGAGACATGGGAAGACAAATTGTTCAACATGAAAACCTTGCAGATCCCGGAGGGCGTAGTAGGCTATGGGATCGCGGTGAAATCATGTCAACGCTGATGCGCAAGAAG GGAACAGAAATTGTACAAGGTATAGTTATGGACTTTGAAAAGAAGAAATGTACGGGAActcgacggattgaaaagtgtAAGATTTTTCTTCGGCAAGGACAAGAGGATGGAGATATGATACTTGACACTGAAGGCTTGAAATCAATGGTTAATCTGAGACTGCTGCAAATCAATCATGCAAAACTGCAAGGGAAGTTCAAGAATTTTCCTGCTGGCCTGAAGTGGCTTCAGTGGAAAAATTGTCCAATGAAAAATCTTCCTTCTGATTATGCTCTTCATGAGCTAGCTGTGCTTGATCTTTCAGAGAGTAGAATTGAACGAGTTTGGGGTTGGACCAGTAACAAG GTGGCCAAGAACTTGATGGTTATGGATCTTCACCGTTGCTATAATCTTGTGGCTTGTCCTGATTTATCTGGATGTAAAAACTTGGAAAAACTTAATCTCCAGGGTTGCGTTCGGCTAACTAAGGTTCACAAATCAGTGGGGAATGCAAGGACATTACTTCAGTTGAACTTGAATGATTGCTCAAACCTTGTTGAATTTCCAAGTGATGTGTCTGGGCTAAAAGTTCTTCAGAACCTCAATCTCTCTAACTGTCCAAAGTTAAAAGAATTGCCACAGGAAATAGGCAGCATGTATTCCTTAAAACAACTTCTTGTTGATCAAACTGCTATATCAGTGCTGCCCGAATCTATTTTCCGCCTTACAAAACTGGAGAAGCTTAGTTTAAATGGATGCCAATTCATAAAAAGGCTGCCAAAACACTTGGGAAACCTGATTTCTCTGAAGGAACTTTCTCTCAATCAATCTGCAGTAGAAGAACTCCCTGATTCTGTCGGATCTTTGTCAAACCTTGAGAAACTAAGTTTGATGTGGTGTCAATCACTTACTGCGATTCCTGAATCTGTTGGCAATCTCCAGTTATTGACCGAAGTTTCCATCAATAGGAGTGCAATCAAGGAATTACCTCCTGCAATCGGTTCATTaccttatttaaaaacattattagcTGGAGGGTGTGGTTTCCTGAGCAAATTACCTGATTCCATTGGAGGACTAGCTTCTATCAGCGAACTTGAGCTAGATGAGACATCAATCTCACATCTTCCTGAGCAGATTGGTGGTTTGAAAATGATTGAGAAGCTTTACATGAGGAAGTGTACATCTCTTAGATCTTTGCCAGAATCAATTGGGAGCATGTTGAGTCTTACTACCTTAAACTTGTTTGGTTGTAATATTAATGAGTTGCCTGAATCCTTTGGGATGCTGGAAAACCTTGTGATGTTGAGATTACATCAGTGTAGAAAGCTCCAAAAGCTTCCAGTTTCTATTGGGAAGTTGAAGTCTTTATGCCACTTGTTAATGGAGAAGACAGCTGTTACAGTACTACCTGAAAGTTTTGGAAAGCTCTCTAGCTTAATGATATTGAAAATGCGAAAAGAGCCACTTGAATCTCCCAGCACACAGGAGCACTCGGTTGTCCTCCCAAGTTCCTTCTTCGAGCTATCCTTTCTAGAAGAACTAAATGCCCGTGCTTGGAGAATATCAGGTAAAATTCCTGATGATTTTGAGAAACTGTCATCATTAGAGATCGTGGATCTTGGCCATAACAATTTCAGCAGTCTTCCTTCTAGTTTATGTGGCCTTTCTCTTCTAAGGGAGCTTCACTTGCCCCACTGCGAAGAACTTGAGTCTCTCCCTCCGCTTCCCTCAAGCTTAGAAGAAGTGGATGTTTCCAACTGCTTTGCATTGGAAACTATGTCGGATGTTTCAAACTTGGGAAGCTTAACGTTGCTGAACATGACAAATTGCGAGAAAGTGGTGGATATTCCTGGCATTGAATGCTTGAAATCCTTGAAACGGTTATATATGAGCAATTGCAAGGCATGCTCCTTGAAAGTAAAGAGAAGGCTATCCAAG gTTTGCTTGAGGAATATACGCAACCTAAGCATGCCTGGGAGCAAAATCCCAGATTGGTTTTCTCAAGAAGACGTAAAATTTTCAGAGCGAAGAAACCGTGAAATCAAAGCTGTGATTATAGGTGTCGTTGTCTCTCTCGACCGTCAGATACCAGAGCAGTTGAGATATTTCCCAGTTGTACCAGACATTCAGGTCAATCTACTGGATCAGAATAAACCTATTTTCAGCACCACATTGTACTTAAAGGGAATACCAAAGACTCATGAAGATCAAATCCACTTATGTCGATATTCACATTTCAATCCGTTGgttttaatgttgaaagatggcTCTGAGATACAGGTAAGAAAGCGAAAACCACCTGTGATTGAAGGGGTGGAGCTGAAGAAATGTGGGATTCATTTGGTTTTTGAAAATGACGATGATTATGGTGGAAATGAAGAATCCTTGGATGAAAGTCAGCAATCTGTATCACAAAAACTGGccaattttttcaattcataa